The nucleotide sequence TCGGTTTCGATCAGCAGTCGATCCAGCGGAACGGTCTTCGCAATGTCACGCAGTGCCGTGGCGCTCGGGAACGTCAGAATACCGGAGAACGACAGATAAAATCCCAGATCGAGCGCCTCCTTCGCCAGTGCCGCATTCCCGGAAAAGCAGTGAAACACCCCGCCGACTTCAGACGCCTTCTCTTCCCGTAAGATCGTGACCGTATCCGCGTCGGCCTCCCTGGTGTGAATGATCACCGGGAGCCGGAGTTCGTGCGCGAGCTGAATCTGTTCGCGAAACCGGTCGCGCTGCTCTTTCGGCGACGAGTGATTGTAGTGGTAGTCCAATCCGATCTCGCCATAGGCCACGACCTTTTTGTTCCTGGCCAGCCGGCGGAATTCGTCGTACCAGGTGTCTTGAATGTGTTTGACCTCGTGCGGGTGCACGCCGATGGAGGCATAGACAAAGGGGTGCTGGTCGGCCAGGGCAACGGCAGACTGGCTGGTGGCGAGATCGCAGCCGATAGTGATGAAGTTGTCCACGCCGGCTTCGCGCGCCCGCGCGAGCATCGCGTCGCGGTCATCGTTGTAGCGGGCATCGTCGAGATGGGTGTGTGTGTCAATGAGCATGCGGGTTTCTGGCAGGATGCTGAAAAATGCCGCCAGCTTCGTTCTCGGCCTTGCCCGCGGAACGGCGCGTCTCGGCGCGCCGGGGTTGGGCGGGTAAGAACCGTGGCCTTTTTGAGCATCCTGTGGTTATTGGGGCTTTAATACTGTACGAAATATTCTCGCATATGTTTCGTGCGCACCGATTTGTTTTCAACCTGCTAGTGGAGGGGATCAGGCTGAAGACTGAAGTCTTGCTACGCAGGTTTGGTGATGATCGTGTCAGCCAGCTCGTTCAGCAATGCGGCTGTTTCATCCCAACCAAGGCAGGCGTCGGTGATGGAGACGCCGTGCGCGAGCGTCACGCCCTGCTTCCAGGCCTGCTTGCCGGGGTTGAGATTGCTTTCGAGCATCAAGCCCATGATGGAGTGGCGGCCCTCGCGGAACTGGCGGAGCACGTCGCGGGCGACGAGGCCCTGGCGTTTATGGTCCTTGTGGGAGTTGTCGTGCGAGCAGTCGATCATGATGGGACGCGCGATCCCTTCACCGGCGACCGCCGCTTCGGCTTTGGCGACATGCTCCGCTTCATAGTTGGTTTTGCCGCCGCCGCCACGGAGGACGATGTGCCGGTCCGGGTTGCCGGCGGTCCGGATGATCGACGTCTGTCCCTCGGCGTTGATGCCGACAAAATGGTGAGGCGCGCGGGCCGAGGTCATCGCGTTCACGGCGACTTGCAGGCTGCCTTCGGTGCCGTTCTTGAATCCGACCGGCATCGACACGCCGCTGGCCAGTTCGCGATGGGTCTGGCTTTCGGTGGTGCGGGCGCCGATGGCGCTCCAGCTGATCAGGTCGGCGATATATTGCGGGCTGATCGGATCGAGCAGCTCGGTGGCGCAGGGCATGCCGGACTGATTGATCTTCAAAAGAATCGTACGGGCCAGTTCCATCCCGGTGGCGATATCGCAGGTGCCGTCCAGATGCGGATCGTTGATGAGGCCTTTCCAGCCGACGGTCGTGCGCGGTTTTTCAAAGTAGGTGCGCATGACGATCAAGAGGCGGTCGCGCAGGGCTTCGGCCACCGGCTTGAGCTTGGCGGCATATTCGTAGGCGGCGTCGGGGTCGTGAATGGAGCAGGGTCCGACGATGACGAGCAGCCTGTCGCGGTCTTGGCCATGGAGAATCCGACGGATGGCATCACGCGTCTCGACGACGAGGGCCGCGGCTTCATCCGTGATGGGAAGCTTCGTCTTGATGGCGCGCGGCGAGGGGAGCGCGTTGATTTCTAAGACATGTTGGTTGTCGATGGGTCGGTTCATGGTACCTGTCCGCGAGTGGATCGCGGCCTTTTCCACTCAGGTTAGTTGCACGGGATCGTTTTGGGATTCGCTAGGATATGCGAAAACACAAGGAAAAGTCCATATGGCTTGACAGGAGCTAGGGGCTATCGATACTTTGGCGTGGGTTCTCTGTGTCTATGGTGATGAGTCTGTCGGATGCGCGAGATGCTATGATGAAGTTCCGTTCGCCCCATTCGCACTCGCTGCTCCGCCGGTGTCTCTCATTGGCGATGCTCGTCATCCTGCTCGGACTGGCCCCGTTCGCCGTCGCGCAGGATGTGCACCATGAGTTGGCGGCCGCCGATCACGACGGCCACGAACACTCCGATACCGACCTCTGTCAGTGGGTTCAGCACCATACGGCCGGGTCGTTGGATGATGGCGCGCCGATTCTGGTTGCCGGTGAGCTGGTCCGATTCGCCGAGTCTCCTGCTGAGTCCATTCTGCTCTCCGTTGAGCCTTCTTCCTTCGATCCCTCCCGCGCTCCTCCGCGCCGCTAAGTTCCCTTCAACGAGTCGTGCCGGGTTCGGCGCAGTCTGTGCCGGGCGCCGGCTTCTATTCTATTTCGATGTTGAACGTGGAGGATCTGTATGCGACGCGCGTGGTTTCATATCTGTGCTGGTTTGATTATCGGGAGTCTGGTCGGGAATGGTGGGGGGCTGTCACCGGCTCATGCAGCGGAGGAAGCCGCCAGTACGATTCGCGGCTCGGTTCAGAATCAGGACCTTCGTCGGGTCGGGCAGGCGGTGGTGGAGGTGAAGGATCAGGAAGGCAATGTGGTGGCGACGGCGGTGTCGAACGATGCCGGCGAGTTCATCGCCTCCGTACCCGCGGCGGGAACCTACTCGGTCAGCGCTGTACAGGATACCTATCGGAGCGAATACGTGGTGTTGCAGATCAGGACGGATGAGCCGAAGCCCATTACGCTGACGTTGTCGAAGACGAAAGAAGTCGCATTGGAAGTGGTGTCCCCGCTGGCCCCGATCCAATACAAGGCGTCGAGCGAAACCTACTCGGTGAGCCGGAAAGACATCGAAGCGTTGCCGCGCGGCAACAATAACGAGCTGCACGATGTGTTGCTGACGATCCCCAGCGCAACCTACGGCTCGCTGAAACAGGTCCACATCCGGCAGGACCATGCCAACCTCCAATTGCGCATCGACGGCGTGCCGATTCCCGACACCGTCTCGTCCACCTTTTCGGACGTCATCTCTCCCCGCTCCTGGGAGCGGGCGGACATCGTCCTCGGCGGCATGGAGGCCAACGTCGGCAACAAGACGGCGGCGTTGATCGACATCACAACCAAGAGCGGGACGAAGCCCGGGTTCGGCTCGTTGCAGATGTTCGGCGGATCCAATCGCACGGTCAATCCCTCGTTCGAATACGGCGGGACCGTCGGCGAGAAGTTCCGCTACTACATCCTGAACAGCCACACATCGACGAACCGCGGCATCGAGCCGCCGACGCTCGGCCACTCGATTTTTCATGGCCAGAGCGAACGGAACCAGACGATGTTCCGGGGCGACTATCAGCACGACAACACCAACAACTTCACCGTGCTCTTTTTGAACTCCGTGGCGAAGTATCAAATTCCCACGCTGCCGGGCCAGACTCAGAATGCGACAATTACGGGTCTGCTGCCGGCGGGGTTCTCGGCGGTGCCGTCGGAAATGGTTGATGAAAACCAGAAAGAGCAGAATCAGTACTCGCACCTGGTGTGGCGGCATGATGTGACGTCGAACCAGTTCTTCAGCCTGGCGGGCTATTTCCGGCATACCCGCGCGACGTTCAAGACCGATCCGTTCAACGTGCTGGCCTACGTGCCGGATGAAGCGGAGCCGTTTTCAGCCGGGAGTCAGGATCGCACGGCCTTCTCGGGCGGGCTTCGCCTGGATTACACCTACGTGCACAGCAAAGAGCATTTGATCAAGACGGGTTTCCAGTTCGACCGGACGCAGGCCATCAACAAGACCCGGCTGTCGACGTTTCTGGATGACGGCGCGGGAAATCCGACGGGAAATGTCATCGGTCTCAATGCCGACAATCGCTTGATCGGCTACCGGCAGGAATTCTGGATTCAGGATCAATGGACGCCCAATGACCAGTGGACGTTCAATCTCGGGTTGCGCGGCGACGTGGTGCAATATCAACGGGACGAGGCGCAGCTGAGTCCGCGTATCGGCGTGACCTACAAGGCGAACCAGTCGAATGTGTTTCACGTGTTCTACGGCCGGATGTTCACGCCGCCGAACCTGGAAGCGATTTCCTTTGCGAAGCTGAACACGGCCGGCACGAAAGCGGCGCCGGAAGATGCGACGAATGTGACGCCCCGGGCCGAACGGGCGCATTACTTCGAAGCCGGCAGCTACCATGCGCTCTCCAGTTGGGCGACGTTTCAATTGACGGGGTACTACAAGCTGGCCCGCAATCTGTCCGATGCCGGACAGTTCGGCACGACGCCGTTGTTGAACTACTTTGCCTTCAACTATGGATGGCAGCGCGGCATCGACGGGGCCTTGAAGTTCCAGGTGATGGACAATCTCACGGCCCGGCTGAATGCGGCCTGGGGCCAGTGCAAAGGCTATGGCCTCCAATCGGGACATTTTCTGCTGCACGGCGAGGAAATCGGTGATATCAATTCGCCCGGCGGAGTGTTCTGCGACCACCA is from Nitrospira sp. and encodes:
- a CDS encoding TatD family hydrolase; protein product: MLIDTHTHLDDARYNDDRDAMLARAREAGVDNFITIGCDLATSQSAVALADQHPFVYASIGVHPHEVKHIQDTWYDEFRRLARNKKVVAYGEIGLDYHYNHSSPKEQRDRFREQIQLAHELRLPVIIHTREADADTVTILREEKASEVGGVFHCFSGNAALAKEALDLGFYLSFSGILTFPSATALRDIAKTVPLDRLLIETDCPYLTPVPHRGKRNEPAYVADVAQQLATVRADEVGMSPEKIALATTRNAKRLFKIA
- a CDS encoding TonB-dependent receptor codes for the protein MRRAWFHICAGLIIGSLVGNGGGLSPAHAAEEAASTIRGSVQNQDLRRVGQAVVEVKDQEGNVVATAVSNDAGEFIASVPAAGTYSVSAVQDTYRSEYVVLQIRTDEPKPITLTLSKTKEVALEVVSPLAPIQYKASSETYSVSRKDIEALPRGNNNELHDVLLTIPSATYGSLKQVHIRQDHANLQLRIDGVPIPDTVSSTFSDVISPRSWERADIVLGGMEANVGNKTAALIDITTKSGTKPGFGSLQMFGGSNRTVNPSFEYGGTVGEKFRYYILNSHTSTNRGIEPPTLGHSIFHGQSERNQTMFRGDYQHDNTNNFTVLFLNSVAKYQIPTLPGQTQNATITGLLPAGFSAVPSEMVDENQKEQNQYSHLVWRHDVTSNQFFSLAGYFRHTRATFKTDPFNVLAYVPDEAEPFSAGSQDRTAFSGGLRLDYTYVHSKEHLIKTGFQFDRTQAINKTRLSTFLDDGAGNPTGNVIGLNADNRLIGYRQEFWIQDQWTPNDQWTFNLGLRGDVVQYQRDEAQLSPRIGVTYKANQSNVFHVFYGRMFTPPNLEAISFAKLNTAGTKAAPEDATNVTPRAERAHYFEAGSYHALSSWATFQLTGYYKLARNLSDAGQFGTTPLLNYFAFNYGWQRGIDGALKFQVMDNLTARLNAAWGQCKGYGLQSGHFLLHGEEIGDINSPGGVFCDHQQTITSSALVSYRLMERTTFSGQMLFGSGLRTADEGAKTNSTHSQSYTVFNTSITHVIPLPWEGQKFLIGFDVVNLFDQKYYINRGEGSIGLGVSHAGMPRSFFFRGQWFF
- a CDS encoding 3-deoxy-7-phosphoheptulonate synthase produces the protein MNRPIDNQHVLEINALPSPRAIKTKLPITDEAAALVVETRDAIRRILHGQDRDRLLVIVGPCSIHDPDAAYEYAAKLKPVAEALRDRLLIVMRTYFEKPRTTVGWKGLINDPHLDGTCDIATGMELARTILLKINQSGMPCATELLDPISPQYIADLISWSAIGARTTESQTHRELASGVSMPVGFKNGTEGSLQVAVNAMTSARAPHHFVGINAEGQTSIIRTAGNPDRHIVLRGGGGKTNYEAEHVAKAEAAVAGEGIARPIMIDCSHDNSHKDHKRQGLVARDVLRQFREGRHSIMGLMLESNLNPGKQAWKQGVTLAHGVSITDACLGWDETAALLNELADTIITKPA